One Aquila chrysaetos chrysaetos chromosome 22, bAquChr1.4, whole genome shotgun sequence genomic window carries:
- the LOC115334117 gene encoding leukotriene C4 synthase-like isoform X2, with the protein MEPAEGSAKTNLHLGHGLSLQGPRECGVNCSEYFPIFISLLWVAGIFLHQGVAAACGLLYLYTRFKYFQGYIVAAQGRLGPLYASAWLLWLLLGLAAVGLLAHFLLSPSSAWMAALARPLQPLGAW; encoded by the exons ATGGAGCCTGCTGAGGGTTCAGCAAAGACAAATCTCCATCTCGGCCACGGCTTGTCATTGCAGGGTCCACGTGAATGCGG GGTGAATTGCTCAGAGTACTTCCCGATCTTCATCTCGCTCCTCTGGGTTGCTGGAATCTTCCTCCACCAAG GTGTGGCTGCTGCGTGTGGGCTGCTGTACCTCTACACCCGCTTCAAGTACTTCCAGGGATACATCGTGGCTGCGCAGGGACG GTTGGGGCCGCTGTACGCCAGCGCCTGGCtactctggctgctgctggggctggcggcGGTCGGGCTCCTGGCACATTTCCTGCTGTCCCCCTCCTCTGCATGGATGGCAGCGCTGGCGCGGCCCCTCCAGCCGCTCGGCGCCTGGTGA
- the LOC115334117 gene encoding leukotriene C4 synthase-like isoform X1, whose protein sequence is MRNQIDLLATVTVLGVLEQAYFVLQVIYARRKYKISPPKTTGHPEFERIFRAQVNCSEYFPIFISLLWVAGIFLHQGVAAACGLLYLYTRFKYFQGYIVAAQGRLGPLYASAWLLWLLLGLAAVGLLAHFLLSPSSAWMAALARPLQPLGAW, encoded by the exons ATGAGAAATCAGATAGACCTGCTGGCCACTGTCACGGTTTTGGGAGTCCTGGAGCAAG cCTATTTTGTGCTGCAGGTGATCTATGCCCGGCGAAAGTACAAGATCTCCCCTCCCAAGACAACAGGTCACCCTGAATTTGAGCGGATCTTCAGAGCTCA GGTGAATTGCTCAGAGTACTTCCCGATCTTCATCTCGCTCCTCTGGGTTGCTGGAATCTTCCTCCACCAAG GTGTGGCTGCTGCGTGTGGGCTGCTGTACCTCTACACCCGCTTCAAGTACTTCCAGGGATACATCGTGGCTGCGCAGGGACG GTTGGGGCCGCTGTACGCCAGCGCCTGGCtactctggctgctgctggggctggcggcGGTCGGGCTCCTGGCACATTTCCTGCTGTCCCCCTCCTCTGCATGGATGGCAGCGCTGGCGCGGCCCCTCCAGCCGCTCGGCGCCTGGTGA